The proteins below come from a single Tachypleus tridentatus isolate NWPU-2018 chromosome 13, ASM421037v1, whole genome shotgun sequence genomic window:
- the LOC143235987 gene encoding uncharacterized protein LOC143235987 yields the protein MAAAVSVANDVQTEILRDNSESVFITSKVSEEFENKICTRSRSAGQLAVGVTSKVPNKIGKYKEREEVSSSSSANENSKLKEEIVEEFEVAGNSSDYDDDDGEKFETPLELVEVQYNDHEDFDNVVKSLLGFDDPGNSWHLARGYSKHKKKCKKTSRVNRKGPYTCEECGKVIRFRQQFDQHMLSDHGIARPYSCPICGQQFKVHRSVERHIALHAMECSSSDEGIHSYNSTDVKWQNNNDSTYFPTGPTSHCKMCAKPIILQKNNKGDKPFTQLCQMCKQKIVQSQFYQSEKFHASQLASFKCETCSLQFKDQDCWKKHLLEHTSSEKKTKKCEICSKTFVSSRLKARHIMSEHINSELKDCKKCKASCKCEAGSKKNQVGQTKEVIGIQKNLNESGSRKMPYTLLKSTTEQHSHKKDLPSTEPKIFHCMYCKFRHHDREKLNLHIKDKHAPNRVIQCDECSHTFVQESGLKNHKRIHTGECSYLCPICGLSFITQGNVFSHLRIHPNSTKSLVEL from the coding sequence ATGGCTGCTGCAGTTTCTGTTGCTAATGATGTTCAAACTGAAATACTTAGAGATAATTCTGAGtctgtttttataacttcaaaGGTGTCAGaagagtttgaaaataaaatatgtaccaGAAGTAGGAGTGCTGGTCAACTTGCAGTTGGTGTCACTTCAAAGGTTCCAAACAAAATAGGTAAATATAAAGAAAGGGAGGAAGTTTCCAGTAGTTCTTCAGCTAATGAGAATTCTAAGTTAAAGGAAGAGATAGTAGAAGAGTTTGAAGTTGCTGGAAATAGTTCTGATTATGATGATGACGATGGTGAAAAATTTGAAACACCTCTTGAATTAGTTGAAGTTCAATATAATGACCATGAGGATTTTGATAATGTTGTAAAAAGTTTACTAGGTTTTGATGACCCTGGGAATTCTTGGCATTTAGCTAGAGGCTATTCTAAGCATaagaagaaatgtaaaaaaacgtCACGTGTTAATAGAAAGGGTCCATATACTTGTGAGGAATGTGGAAAGGTTATTCGTTTTAGACAACAATTTGATCAACACATGCTGAGTGACCATGGAATTGCTAGGCCTTATTCTTGTCCAATCTGTGGGCAACAGTTTAAAGTACATAGATCGGTAGAAAGACACATAGCACTTCATGCAATGGAATGTTCCTCTTCAGATGAAGGCATTCACAGTTATAATAGTACAGATGTTAAATGGCAGAATAATAATGATTCAACATATTTTCCCACTGGGCCAACGAGTCACTGTAAGATGTGTGCTAAACCTATTATTCTCCAGAAAAATAATAAAGGAGACAAACCTTTCACACAGTTATGTCAGATGTGCAAACAAAAAATTGTTCAGTCTCAGTTTTACCAAAGTGAAAAATTCCATGCTAGTCAGTTGGCTTCCTTCAAATGTGAAACATGTAGTTTGCAATTTAAAGATCAGGACTGCTGGAAGAAACATTTGTTAGAACATACAAGtagtgagaaaaaaacaaaaaagtgtgaaATCTGTTCAAAAACTTTTGTTAGCAGCCGGTTGAAAGCAAGGCACATTATGTCAGAACATATTAACTCTGAACTAAAGGACTGTAAGAAATGTAAAGCTTCTTGTAAATGTGAAGCTGGTTCCAAAAAGAATCAAGTTGGTCAAACCAAAGAGGTCATTGGAATACAGAAAAATCTCAATGAGTCAGGTTCAAGGAAGATGCCTTATACTCTGTTGAAaagtacaactgaacaacattcTCATAAAAAAGACCTACCTAGCACTGAgccaaaaatatttcattgcatGTATTGCAAGTTTCGCCACCATGATAGAGAAAAACTGAACTTACACATAAAAGATAAACATGCTCCTAACAGAGTAATCCAGTGTGATGAATGTTCTCATACATTTGTTCAGGAATCAGGATTAAAAAACCACAAACGAATTCACACTGGAGAGTGCTCATATCTCTGTCCCATTTGTGGGCTGTCCTTCATAACCCAGGGGAATGTATTCAGTCATCTTCGTATCCATCCCAACAGTACTAAAAGTCTAGTGGAGCTGTAG